Proteins from one Scyliorhinus canicula chromosome 24, sScyCan1.1, whole genome shotgun sequence genomic window:
- the kti12 gene encoding protein KTI12 homolog, which yields MPLVIVCGFPCSGKSRRAAELGRFVREKLQRKVAAVGEQSPGAERNRVYSDSRKEKELRGALKAEVERKINQEDVVIMDSLNYIKGYRYELFCLVKHAQTPHCLIHCDTAVDVCSSWNQQRAPEEQYSQEVFDALVMRFEAPESRNRWDRPLFTIQKDDTLPFDAIVDAIIHRKAPPPNQSTLNQPLSSTNFMFELDRVTQEMVMTILNAQKTSVPGDLITVPGANVKIELTRGLHMAELRKLKRQFVSYTKLHPTEDIGQIANMFVQYINRSLH from the exons atgccgctGGTCATCGTGTGCGGCTTCCCCTGCAGCGGCAAGAGCCGCCGGGCGGCCGAGCTGGGCCGGTTTGTCCGGGAGAAGCTGCAGCGGAAAGTGGCGGCGGTGGGAGAGCAGAGCCCGGGGGCGGAGAGAAACCGGGTGTATTCCG ACTCTCGGAAAGAGAAGGAACTGCGGGGAGCACTGAAAGCAGAAGTGGAAAG GAAAATCAATCAGGAAGATGTAGTAATTATGGATTCTCTAAATTACATCAAAG GTTACAGATACGAACTTTTCTGTTTGGTGAAACATGCACAGACTCCACACTGTTTG ATTCACTGTGATACTGCTGTCGACGTCTGTTCATcgtggaaccagcagagagcgCCGGAGGAACAATACTCTCAGGAAGT CTTCGACGCACTGGTGATGCGATTCGAGGCGCCAGAATCCCGGAACCGGTGGGACAGACCGCTGTTCACCATCCAGAAGGACGATACCCTCCCGTTTGACGCGATAGTCGACGCGATCATCCACAGGAAAGCCCCACCGCCCAACCAGTCAACGCTCAAC CAACCGCTCTCCTCGACGAACTTCATGTTCGAGCTGGACAGAGTTACGCAGGAGATGGTCATG ACGATATTAAACGCACAGAAGACAAGTGTACCAGGAGACCTAATAACAGTACCCGGGGCCAATGTGAAG ATCGAGCTAACTCGAGGCCTCCACATGGCTGAACTCCGTAAACTGAAGCGGCAATTTGTCAGCTACACCAAGCTGCACCCGACAGAAGACATTGGACAGATAGCAAACATGTTTGTGCAGTACATTAACCGAAGCCTCCACTGA